One stretch of Rhodospirillaceae bacterium DNA includes these proteins:
- a CDS encoding (2Fe-2S)-binding protein has product MPTVKMTVNGKAVSADVEARTLLVHFLRDKLALTGTHVGCDTAQCGACTVHVNGKAVKSCNVLAVQLDGAQVTTIEGLATGDTMHPMQEAFRNNHGLQCGFCTPGMVMSAIDLVQGKPALSESEIRAGLEGNICRCTGYHNIVKSVKAGAEAMQAGKGK; this is encoded by the coding sequence ATGCCCACCGTTAAGATGACGGTGAACGGCAAGGCTGTTTCGGCAGATGTCGAAGCACGTACATTGCTCGTTCATTTCCTACGCGACAAACTGGCTCTCACGGGAACGCATGTCGGTTGCGACACCGCGCAATGCGGTGCCTGCACCGTGCATGTCAACGGCAAGGCCGTGAAGTCATGCAATGTCCTGGCCGTTCAACTGGACGGCGCGCAGGTGACGACGATCGAAGGCCTGGCGACGGGCGACACCATGCATCCGATGCAGGAAGCTTTCCGCAATAACCATGGCCTGCAATGCGGCTTCTGCACGCCCGGCATGGTGATGAGTGCCATCGACCTGGTACAGGGGAAGCCAGCGCTGAGCGAGAGCGAAATTCGCGCCGGCCTCGAAGGCAATATCTGCCGCTGCACCGGGTACCACAACATCGTGAAGTCCGTGAAAGCGGGCGCCGAAGCGATGCAAGCTGGGAAGGGGAAATAA
- a CDS encoding DUF192 domain-containing protein, with the protein MKLGNLWQYAIIAFSLAIASPTAALEQVPVLIHAGGSTYKFAAEIADTAEERSQGLMFREKLAANEGMLFLYPTAKPVSFWMKNTPLPLDLLFIGGEGRIIHVASMAVPFDTSPISSNGPAQAVLEILGGSAAQLGIKPGDLVEWPAQPTQPTP; encoded by the coding sequence TTGAAACTCGGGAACCTATGGCAGTACGCCATCATCGCCTTCTCACTGGCAATCGCGTCGCCGACTGCGGCGCTTGAGCAGGTGCCCGTCTTGATCCATGCAGGCGGCAGCACCTACAAGTTCGCCGCCGAAATCGCCGATACGGCCGAGGAGCGGTCGCAAGGCCTCATGTTCCGCGAGAAGCTTGCTGCCAATGAAGGCATGCTGTTTCTCTATCCGACGGCCAAGCCGGTCTCCTTCTGGATGAAGAACACGCCTTTGCCGCTGGATCTGCTCTTCATCGGCGGGGAAGGCCGCATCATTCACGTGGCATCCATGGCCGTGCCGTTCGATACCAGCCCGATCAGTTCCAACGGGCCGGCTCAGGCTGTTCTGGAAATCCTGGGCGGATCGGCCGCCCAACTGGGGATCAAGCCGGGCGATCTGGTGGAGTGGCCGGCTCAGCCG
- a CDS encoding bifunctional metallophosphatase/5'-nucleotidase, with protein MSPRSLIVVLPMLLASCAGTTSSPVELRLLAINDFHGNIQSSDPSPGRVAVVRDGKQELVEVGGAAYLAAIVARERADHANTMLISAGDLTGASPMLSGLLKDEPTIRVMNQIGLDINVVGNHEFDLGRGELMRKSLGDCATSLFCPEGSFTGAAFEYLAANVVDADNGKPLFPAYVVREFEGVEIAFIGVVTRETPSIVAARGVAGLTFLDEAETLNRYARELTKRGVRAIVAVLHEGSNAGPDTPLDGSDCVGLSGELNEIVARVDPAIDLFVTGHTHQSYACRLGGRLVTQAGNYGRSMSIVDLLLDPADGEITSASAHNVAVTHDVAPDTGILAELTLAEVATAPIRQEKAATLPSALTRQQNEAGESALGDVVADAQLAATRNLGAVIALTNLGGIRQDLPSDPEKGLGVALSDLFAVQPFGNNLVVMDVSGAQLKLLLEQQWIGQPDDRKPRILQISKGFSYCYDDRRAEGNKILAETISLDGEVLRPDVVYRIAVNNFLAGGGDRFKILTEGRNLVQGGGDLDALRDYVKGHADELSDKPKGRICRRL; from the coding sequence ATGTCGCCTCGATCTCTCATTGTCGTTCTGCCTATGTTGCTTGCAAGCTGCGCCGGAACGACATCGAGCCCCGTAGAGCTACGACTTCTCGCCATCAACGATTTCCACGGTAACATCCAGTCCAGTGATCCCAGCCCCGGACGCGTTGCCGTCGTCAGGGATGGCAAACAGGAATTGGTCGAGGTTGGTGGTGCGGCCTACCTCGCGGCCATCGTCGCGCGTGAACGCGCCGATCACGCCAACACGATGCTGATCAGCGCAGGCGACCTGACGGGAGCCAGCCCGATGCTGTCAGGCTTGTTAAAGGACGAGCCGACCATCCGAGTCATGAATCAGATCGGGCTAGATATCAATGTTGTTGGCAATCATGAGTTCGATCTTGGTCGCGGCGAACTGATGAGGAAATCGCTGGGCGATTGTGCCACGTCGCTCTTTTGCCCGGAAGGCTCCTTTACTGGGGCGGCATTTGAGTATCTGGCGGCCAATGTCGTCGATGCCGATAATGGCAAGCCATTGTTCCCAGCCTATGTGGTGCGCGAGTTCGAAGGCGTCGAGATTGCCTTCATTGGTGTGGTCACCAGAGAAACACCCAGTATCGTCGCCGCGCGCGGCGTTGCCGGCCTGACATTTCTGGACGAAGCCGAAACACTCAATCGCTATGCCAGGGAACTTACCAAGCGCGGCGTCCGCGCCATAGTTGCGGTCCTTCACGAGGGGTCAAATGCTGGCCCGGATACGCCGTTGGACGGATCGGACTGTGTCGGCCTCTCCGGGGAGCTGAATGAAATCGTTGCCCGGGTGGATCCGGCGATCGATCTTTTCGTGACGGGACATACGCATCAAAGCTATGCCTGCCGGTTGGGTGGACGCCTGGTGACCCAGGCAGGAAATTATGGCCGATCAATGAGCATAGTCGATCTGCTGCTCGATCCTGCCGACGGCGAGATTACTTCGGCGTCGGCGCACAATGTCGCTGTTACGCATGACGTCGCCCCGGATACTGGCATCCTAGCTGAGTTGACCCTTGCCGAAGTGGCGACCGCGCCGATCCGCCAGGAGAAAGCAGCGACCTTGCCGTCCGCTCTCACACGTCAACAGAATGAAGCAGGCGAGTCAGCCCTGGGTGACGTCGTCGCAGACGCGCAGCTGGCGGCAACGCGGAATCTTGGAGCCGTTATTGCCCTGACAAATCTTGGCGGCATCCGCCAGGATCTTCCCAGTGACCCGGAGAAAGGCCTGGGGGTGGCCCTGAGTGATCTCTTTGCGGTGCAGCCGTTTGGCAACAATCTGGTGGTCATGGATGTTTCTGGTGCGCAATTGAAGCTTCTTCTGGAACAGCAGTGGATCGGTCAGCCGGATGACCGAAAGCCGCGCATTCTGCAGATCTCCAAGGGTTTCAGCTATTGCTACGACGACCGTCGCGCCGAAGGAAACAAGATCCTTGCAGAAACGATCAGCCTCGACGGCGAGGTTCTCAGGCCGGATGTAGTTTATCGAATTGCCGTCAACAACTTCCTGGCTGGCGGCGGAGATCGCTTCAAGATCCTGACCGAAGGGCGCAACCTGGTCCAGGGCGGAGGTGACCTTGATGCTCTGCGCGACTATGTGAAAGGCCATGCGGATGAGCTGTCTGACAAACCAAAAGGACGCATCTGCAGGCGTCTCTAA
- a CDS encoding xanthine dehydrogenase family protein molybdopterin-binding subunit, producing MADSGQETGIGHSPKRKEDFRFLTGRGTYTDDINRPGQTYAYILRSPHAHAEIVKIDTAKAKDMPGVVAIFTGADYDKGGVPCGWQIHSKDGSPMIEPPHFPLCKDRVRHVGDQVALIIGESLAEARDAAEAVNVTYKELPAIVSTGGADKPGAAQVWPDAKNNTCFDWHIGDKAAVDAAFAKAHHVTKIDLVNQRLAPNAMEPRAAVGDYDRATGEYTLYTTSQNPHVIRLLMGAFVLQIPEHKLRVVAPDVGGGFGSKIFHYSEEALVTWASEKVRRPIKWTSDRSEAFITDAQGRDHVSHAELALDKDGKFIGLRVNTIANMGAYLSTFAPCVPTYLSATLLAGVYTTPAIYAEVKAVFTNTVAVDAYRGAGRPETTYLLERLVEKAARETGIDRVELRRKNFIPNSAFPYQTPVALQYDSGDYGATLDIALKLGDWSGFEARRAEAKKRGKLRGIGISTYIEACGIAPSAVVGSLGARAGLYECGSIRVHPTGSVTVFTGTHSHGQGHETTFAQLVSDTLGVAFESVEVSHGDTNKIPFGMGTYGSRSLAVGGSAIVKAMDKIITKAKRIAAHLMEASVADIDFKNGEFTVKGTDKKVTFGQVALTAYVPHNYPITELEPGLEETAFYDPLNFTYPGGTHICEVEIDPETGVTQVLNFTAVDDIGRVINPMIVEGQVHGGVVQGIGQALLESCTYDEVTGQLLTGSYMDYTMPRADDVPNITVANHATMCTHNPLGSKGVGEVGAIGSPPAVINAVLDALLPVDVTDISMPATPHKVWQAIQSAGKAKAAE from the coding sequence ATGGCTGACTCTGGACAAGAAACTGGCATCGGCCATTCACCCAAGCGGAAGGAGGATTTCCGGTTCCTGACCGGCCGCGGCACTTATACCGACGACATCAACCGCCCTGGCCAGACCTATGCCTATATCCTGCGCTCTCCGCATGCCCATGCTGAGATCGTCAAGATCGATACGGCGAAGGCCAAGGACATGCCGGGCGTTGTCGCCATCTTCACCGGCGCCGACTATGACAAGGGCGGCGTTCCCTGCGGATGGCAGATCCACAGCAAGGATGGCAGCCCGATGATCGAGCCGCCGCATTTCCCACTGTGCAAGGACCGCGTCCGCCATGTCGGCGACCAGGTGGCGCTGATCATCGGCGAATCACTGGCCGAAGCGCGTGATGCCGCGGAAGCCGTCAACGTCACTTACAAGGAATTGCCGGCAATTGTCTCAACCGGCGGCGCTGACAAGCCGGGTGCCGCCCAGGTCTGGCCGGACGCGAAGAATAATACCTGCTTCGACTGGCATATCGGGGACAAGGCCGCCGTCGATGCGGCTTTTGCGAAGGCACATCACGTCACCAAGATCGACCTCGTCAACCAGCGTCTCGCCCCCAATGCCATGGAGCCGCGCGCCGCTGTCGGTGACTACGACCGCGCCACCGGCGAGTACACGCTCTACACCACCAGCCAGAACCCGCACGTCATCCGCCTGCTGATGGGCGCCTTCGTGCTGCAGATTCCCGAACACAAGCTGCGCGTCGTGGCACCGGATGTGGGTGGCGGCTTCGGCTCCAAGATCTTCCATTATTCGGAAGAAGCGCTCGTTACCTGGGCGTCCGAGAAGGTACGCCGGCCGATCAAATGGACCTCTGACCGTTCCGAAGCCTTCATCACCGACGCACAGGGTCGCGATCATGTCAGCCATGCAGAACTCGCCCTCGACAAGGATGGCAAGTTCATCGGCCTCCGCGTCAACACCATCGCCAATATGGGCGCCTACCTCTCCACTTTCGCGCCTTGCGTGCCGACCTATTTGTCGGCAACCCTGCTGGCCGGCGTTTATACGACCCCGGCGATCTATGCCGAAGTGAAGGCCGTCTTCACCAACACCGTGGCTGTCGATGCCTATCGCGGTGCCGGTCGCCCGGAGACGACCTATCTCCTGGAACGCCTGGTCGAGAAGGCGGCACGCGAGACCGGAATCGACCGGGTCGAATTGCGCCGCAAGAACTTCATTCCGAACAGCGCCTTCCCGTACCAGACACCGGTCGCCCTGCAATATGACAGTGGCGACTATGGTGCCACCCTCGACATCGCCCTCAAGCTGGGCGACTGGAGCGGGTTCGAAGCACGCCGGGCCGAGGCCAAGAAGCGCGGCAAGCTGCGCGGTATCGGCATCTCGACCTATATCGAAGCCTGCGGCATTGCGCCGTCGGCGGTCGTGGGCTCGCTGGGCGCCCGTGCCGGTCTCTATGAATGCGGCTCGATCCGCGTGCATCCGACCGGATCGGTCACCGTCTTCACGGGCACCCACAGCCATGGCCAGGGCCACGAGACGACCTTTGCCCAGCTGGTGTCGGATACGCTTGGCGTCGCGTTTGAGAGCGTCGAGGTCAGCCACGGCGATACCAACAAGATCCCCTTCGGCATGGGCACCTATGGGTCGCGCTCGCTCGCAGTCGGCGGTTCAGCCATCGTCAAAGCGATGGACAAGATCATCACCAAGGCAAAGCGCATCGCCGCTCATTTGATGGAAGCCTCGGTGGCCGACATCGATTTCAAGAACGGCGAGTTCACCGTGAAGGGCACCGACAAGAAGGTGACTTTCGGCCAGGTGGCGCTGACGGCCTATGTGCCGCACAACTACCCGATCACCGAGTTGGAACCAGGGCTCGAAGAGACCGCGTTCTACGATCCGCTCAACTTCACCTATCCGGGCGGTACCCATATCTGCGAGGTCGAGATCGATCCGGAAACGGGTGTCACCCAGGTCCTGAACTTCACCGCGGTCGACGATATCGGCCGGGTCATCAACCCGATGATCGTCGAGGGCCAGGTGCATGGCGGCGTTGTCCAGGGTATCGGCCAGGCGCTGCTGGAAAGCTGCACCTATGACGAGGTGACGGGCCAGCTCCTCACCGGCTCCTACATGGATTACACCATGCCGCGGGCCGATGACGTGCCGAACATCACCGTCGCCAACCACGCCACCATGTGCACCCACAACCCGCTCGGCTCTAAAGGTGTCGGCGAAGTGGGCGCCATCGGCTCGCCGCCCGCCGTCATCAATGCCGTGCTCGATGCGCTGCTGCCGGTGGATGTCACCGATATCTCGATGCCCGCGACCCCGCACAAGGTGTGGCAGGCCATTCAATCCGCCGGCAAAGCTAAAGCGGCAGAGTAA
- a CDS encoding xanthine dehydrogenase family protein subunit M, whose amino-acid sequence MHNFAFHRPGSVADAVKAIGAASDGKIIAGGQTLLPTLRQRLAEPSDLIDLGAIAELKGIKAEGEGITIGAMTTHDEVANSSVVKGAIPALAHLAGHIGDRQVRYRGTIGGSLANNDPAADYPSAVLGLGATIRTNKREIKADDFFQGMFTTALGEGEIITAVHFPKPEKAGYEKFVQPASRFALVGVFVAKTKGGVRVAVTGAGQEGVFRAKEVEAALSGSFTAEAAKGAKVSAGNINSDLHGSAAYRAHLVSVLAGRAVAAAK is encoded by the coding sequence ATGCATAATTTCGCATTCCATAGGCCGGGCTCTGTCGCCGATGCCGTAAAGGCCATCGGTGCGGCAAGCGACGGCAAGATCATCGCCGGTGGCCAGACCTTGCTGCCAACGCTGCGTCAGCGCCTGGCGGAACCCAGCGATCTCATCGATCTGGGCGCCATTGCCGAGCTCAAGGGCATCAAGGCGGAAGGTGAGGGCATCACCATCGGGGCCATGACCACCCATGACGAGGTCGCGAACTCCTCCGTCGTCAAGGGTGCCATCCCTGCCCTCGCCCATCTGGCCGGTCATATCGGCGACCGCCAGGTGCGCTATCGCGGCACGATCGGCGGATCCTTGGCCAACAACGATCCGGCGGCGGATTATCCGTCGGCGGTGCTGGGCCTCGGCGCCACCATCCGCACCAACAAGCGCGAGATCAAGGCCGACGACTTTTTCCAGGGCATGTTCACGACCGCGCTGGGAGAAGGCGAGATCATTACCGCCGTTCATTTTCCGAAACCGGAAAAGGCCGGCTATGAGAAGTTCGTACAGCCCGCCTCGCGCTTTGCCCTCGTCGGTGTGTTCGTCGCCAAGACCAAGGGCGGCGTGCGCGTCGCGGTGACGGGTGCCGGCCAGGAAGGTGTCTTCCGCGCCAAGGAAGTGGAAGCGGCCCTTTCTGGCAGCTTTACCGCCGAGGCGGCCAAGGGCGCCAAGGTCTCGGCCGGCAACATCAACAGCGACCTCCACGGTTCAGCCGCCTATCGCGCCCATCTCGTGAGCGTGTTGGCGGGGCGGGCAGTCGCTGCAGCGAAATAA
- a CDS encoding carbon monoxide dehydrogenase subunit G: MEISGMYPIKAPRSVVWAALNDPDVLKSVIAGCKELVRDGDGFTATVVAKVGPVKAKFGGRITLSDLDPPNGYTITGEGQGGAAGFAKGSAKVALEDDDSGGTILKYTAAAQIGGKLAQIGSRLIEGTAKKMADDFFSAFAAAVAAQPAVATSEAAAESDIAAQSEMVSPTLSTQTPPAQKGLHPAIWITGLVVVLGGVLYFFMKE, encoded by the coding sequence ATGGAAATTTCCGGCATGTATCCGATCAAGGCCCCGCGTTCTGTGGTTTGGGCAGCGCTCAATGACCCAGATGTGCTGAAAAGCGTCATCGCTGGTTGCAAGGAACTGGTCCGCGACGGCGACGGTTTTACGGCAACCGTGGTGGCCAAGGTTGGCCCCGTGAAGGCCAAGTTTGGCGGCCGCATCACGCTGTCCGACCTTGATCCACCCAATGGATACACCATCACCGGCGAAGGCCAGGGCGGCGCTGCCGGATTTGCCAAAGGCAGCGCCAAGGTGGCTCTGGAAGATGACGACAGTGGCGGCACAATCCTCAAATACACCGCCGCCGCCCAGATCGGCGGCAAGCTCGCACAGATCGGCTCCCGCCTGATCGAAGGCACCGCCAAGAAAATGGCCGACGATTTCTTCAGCGCCTTTGCAGCCGCCGTGGCGGCGCAGCCGGCTGTTGCGACCTCGGAAGCAGCCGCCGAGTCAGACATTGCTGCCCAGAGCGAGATGGTATCCCCCACCCTTAGCACACAGACACCGCCCGCGCAGAAGGGCCTGCATCCGGCCATCTGGATTACCGGGTTGGTCGTTGTTCTTGGCGGCGTACTCTACTTCTTCATGAAGGAATAA
- a CDS encoding methyl-accepting chemotaxis protein, which translates to MSRVGISGGSLAVKILLPIPAALLIGLGLSTWVTVSQSSMTVGKLSSDLGMEVAVSAADKVENVIAGAFASARATAANTVGQIEGKSASRASVLASLRKLLADNPSLLATWVAFEPNAFDGQDASFVSAEGHDATGRFVPYVARDGEGSSLTALTDYETPSLGDYYLLARDSGQEQLLEPYLYRVNGKDVLMTSAAVPIVADGKVVGVAGIDLLLEGLNGLLGEMKPFETGSVSLISNGGLWAAYTDVAALGKPIEEASATLKAALPAIKDGERLVTEDHSQSLDTDVTRIFMPVTAGLSSDRWSVLVNLPKDKIQAPVNELTNTVLIVAAAIVAALGIIIALLVGYLAASPVRKLTGAVEGLAGGNTALDVPLTTRRDELGVMARAIDFFKEKLIEVDRLREEQKVSEQRVSAERRKAMLDLADGFEVAIKGVVEGVSSAATELQSSATSMSGTAEEATRQSTAVAAATTQASANVTTVAAAAEELSSSITEISRQVADSSTVAKSAVDEAAKTGETVESLAVAAEKIGGIVQLINDIASQTNLLALNATIEAARAGEAGKGFAVVASEVKNLASQTAKATEDISFQISGMQQVTRTAAGAMGSIRSTIARINDIASGIAAAVEEQSAATQEISSNAQQAAMGVDEVARNIGGVNQAATEVGGAAGEVLGASSELSQQSEALRREVDAFIAKIRAG; encoded by the coding sequence ATGTCACGTGTCGGTATTTCCGGGGGCTCATTGGCAGTCAAGATCCTGCTGCCCATCCCGGCGGCGCTTCTGATTGGCCTCGGCCTTTCCACTTGGGTCACAGTCTCTCAAAGCAGCATGACCGTTGGCAAGCTCAGCAGTGACCTTGGTATGGAGGTAGCTGTCTCCGCCGCTGACAAGGTTGAGAATGTTATTGCCGGCGCGTTTGCCTCCGCGCGAGCCACGGCGGCCAACACAGTGGGTCAAATCGAAGGAAAATCAGCCAGCCGCGCCAGCGTGCTCGCCTCATTGCGCAAACTCCTGGCCGACAATCCAAGCCTGCTGGCGACCTGGGTCGCCTTTGAGCCGAATGCCTTTGATGGCCAGGATGCAAGCTTCGTGTCCGCCGAAGGCCACGATGCGACCGGCCGTTTCGTGCCCTATGTGGCGCGGGATGGGGAAGGGTCGAGCCTGACGGCACTAACCGACTACGAAACGCCGAGCCTTGGCGATTACTATCTGCTGGCGCGCGACAGCGGTCAGGAGCAGTTGCTGGAACCCTACCTCTATCGCGTAAACGGCAAGGATGTGCTGATGACCAGCGCCGCTGTGCCGATCGTGGCCGATGGCAAGGTTGTCGGTGTCGCGGGCATCGACCTGTTGCTGGAGGGGCTCAACGGCCTGCTGGGCGAGATGAAGCCATTTGAAACAGGATCCGTATCACTCATCTCCAACGGCGGCTTGTGGGCTGCCTATACGGACGTGGCAGCACTTGGTAAGCCGATTGAAGAAGCATCGGCGACGCTCAAGGCAGCGTTGCCGGCGATCAAGGACGGCGAACGGCTGGTAACAGAGGATCACTCTCAGTCGCTCGATACCGATGTCACGCGCATTTTCATGCCGGTGACCGCTGGCCTCTCTAGCGATCGGTGGTCGGTGCTGGTGAATCTGCCAAAGGACAAGATACAAGCCCCGGTCAATGAACTCACCAACACGGTGCTGATCGTCGCTGCCGCGATCGTTGCTGCGCTGGGTATCATCATCGCCCTGCTGGTCGGCTATCTCGCTGCTAGCCCAGTTCGCAAACTGACCGGCGCCGTCGAGGGGCTGGCAGGCGGCAATACCGCCCTTGACGTGCCTCTTACCACGCGCCGCGACGAACTTGGTGTCATGGCGCGCGCCATCGACTTCTTCAAGGAGAAGCTGATCGAGGTCGACCGGCTGCGGGAAGAGCAGAAGGTTTCTGAGCAGCGGGTCTCGGCTGAACGGCGCAAAGCCATGCTGGATCTTGCCGATGGATTCGAAGTGGCGATCAAAGGTGTGGTTGAAGGTGTCTCTTCGGCAGCGACGGAGCTGCAGTCGAGTGCTACCTCGATGTCTGGTACTGCGGAAGAGGCCACCCGCCAGTCGACGGCGGTGGCAGCAGCCACCACGCAGGCATCGGCCAATGTGACGACTGTGGCAGCGGCGGCGGAAGAGCTTTCCTCATCCATCACCGAGATCAGCCGGCAAGTCGCCGACAGTTCGACGGTCGCAAAATCGGCGGTCGATGAGGCCGCCAAGACGGGCGAAACGGTCGAAAGCCTCGCGGTGGCAGCTGAGAAGATCGGCGGGATTGTTCAGCTCATCAATGACATTGCCAGCCAGACCAATTTGCTGGCGCTCAATGCGACAATTGAGGCGGCCCGGGCCGGCGAGGCCGGCAAGGGTTTTGCCGTGGTGGCGTCGGAAGTGAAGAACCTCGCAAGTCAGACCGCCAAGGCAACCGAGGATATTTCCTTCCAGATCAGCGGCATGCAGCAGGTGACACGCACCGCGGCCGGCGCCATGGGCAGCATCCGCTCGACCATCGCCCGGATCAACGATATTGCCTCGGGGATCGCCGCTGCGGTCGAGGAGCAATCGGCGGCGACCCAGGAAATTTCCAGCAATGCGCAGCAGGCGGCGATGGGCGTTGATGAAGTTGCCCGCAATATCGGCGGCGTCAACCAGGCGGCAACCGAGGTCGGTGGTGCTGCCGGCGAGGTCCTTGGCGCGTCATCCGAATTGTCGCAGCAATCTGAGGCTTTGCGGCGCGAGGTCGATGCGTTCATCGCCAAGATTCGCGCCGGCTGA